TGGGCGCTCGGCGGCGCGGTCCTCGCCTCGGCCGTGTGGGGCGGCGGGCTCTACGCGTACGGGCAGAAGAAGGAGCCGGGCCCGGACCTCGGCGGCTACACCGCGGAGGTGAAGCTCTGCGAGGTGGCGAAGCTGAAGGCGCTCGGCGGGATCCTCGGCAAGCGGAGCCAGGACGGCGTCGGGCCCGAGATGGACGATCCGTCGGTGTACGAGACGTCCTGCCAGATGACCTTCGGCGATCCGGACGCCGGGTACAGCGCCTCCCTCACGTACACCCTGCACAAGGTGACCGACCCGGGGCCCGAGTTCATGGCCCGGTCGAAGTACTACGACCTCACCACGCCGGTCGGCGGTCTCGGGGAGCAGGCCTTCTTCGACGGCCGCGGCGGCGAGGGCGGGGACCTCAGGATCCTCGACGGGCAGGCCGAGATCGCGCTCAACATCTACCGGCAGTACTCGACCGACGCGCAGGGGCGCCCGCTCGGGGAGGGCAAGGAGATCGACCTCTCCGGCATCGACGTCCCCATGACCCAGGACATGCTGGCCGTCCTGGCGCAGCTGAAGAAATGACGGAAGGGCCCCGGGGCGCGAAGCCCCGGGGCCCTTCTCGTACCGCTCGTACGGCCGTGCCTACTCGGCGAGGACCGCTTCCGCGTCGAGGGTGACGCCGACCGCCTGGATCACCGCGGCGATCTTCACGGCCTCCTGGATCGTGGCGCGGTCGACACCGGCCTGGCGCAGGACCTGCTCGTGCGAGTCCAGGCACTGGCCGCAGCCGTTGATCGCGGAGACGGCCAGCGACCAGAGCTCGAAGTCGACCTTCTCGACGCCCGGGTTGCCGATGACGTTCATCCGCAGGCCGGCGCGCATCGTCCCGTACTCGGGGTCCGACAGCAGGTGCCGGGTCCGGTAGAAGACGTTGTTCATCGCCATGATCGCGGCGGCGGACTTGGCGGCCTGGTACGCCTCGGGCTTCAGGTTGGCCTGGGCCTCGGGCTCCAGCTCCTTGAGCACCTTCGGCGAGCGCGAGGCGATCGCGCAGGCGAGGACGGTGCCCCACAGCTGCTGCTGCGGCAGGTCGCTGTTACCGATGACCGAACCGAGGTTCAGCTTCAGGTCCTTGGCGAAGTCCGGTATGGCGGACTTCAGTTCGTCGAGAGCCATGTCGGATCGCCCTTACTCGCCGGCGAGGAGGGCGGCGGCGTCGAGGGTGCCCTCGCCCTTGTTCCAGTTGCACGGGCAGAGCTCGTCGGTCTGCAGGGCGTCGAGGACCCGCAGGACCTCCTTGGGGTTACGGCCGACGGAGCCGGCGGTCACCATCGTGAACTGGATCTCGTTGTTCGGGTCGACGATGAAGACGGCGCGCTGGGCGAAGCCGTCCTCGCCGCGGACGCCGCAGTCGCTCATGAGCTCGTGCTTCGAGTCGGCCAGCATCGGGAAGGGCAGGTCACGCAGGTCGGCGTGGTCCTTGCGCCAGGCGTGGTGGACGAACTCGGAGTCGCCGGAGACGCCGAGGATCTGGGCGTCGCGGTCGGCGAACTCGTCGTTCAGCTTGCCGAACGCGGCGATCTCGGTCGGGCAGACGAAGGTGAAGTCCTTCGGCCAGAAGAACACCACGCGCCACTTGCCCTCGTAGGACTTGTGGTCGATCTGCGCGAACTCCTTGCCGCTCTCCAGCGACACGCAGGCGGTCAGGTCGTAGGTGGGGAACTTGTCACCGACAGTGAGCACGCGCTCTCCTTGCAGGGTGGAAGGTGCCCTTTTGGGGTCTTCCGTGAGGGGTTGGACGGCTCACAGCATGGCACGGAGTGCATTGATCAGTGAAATAGCTAGAGTGGGTCGTGTTGATCGAAGGTGGTTATCAGTGGCATCCCCGTACAGCACCCCGCACGGCCCGCACCGAGGCAAGCAGCCGAGCCTCTCGCAGCTCAGAGCGTTCGCGGCGGTCGCCGAGCATCTGCACTTCCGCGATGCGGCGGCCGCCATCGGCATGAGCCAGCCCGCGCTCTCGGGCGCGGTTTCGGCTCTCGAAGAGGCACTCGGTGTCCAGCTTCTTGAGCGTACGACGCGGAAGGTGCTGCTCTCGCCCGCGGGGGAGCGGCTCGCGGTCCGCGCCCGGACGGTCCTCGACGCGGTGGCGGAGCTCATGGAGGAGGCGGAGGCCGCCCAGGCCCCCTTCACCGGGGTCCTCCGGCTCGGCGTGATCCCGACCGTCGCGCCGTATCTGCTGCCCACCGTCCTGCGGCTCGTCCACCGCCGCTACCCCGAGCTCGACCTCCAGGTCCACGAGGAGCAGACCTCCTCGCTCCTGGAGGGGCTCGGCGCCGGGCGGCTCGACCTGCTGCTGCTCGCCGTGCCGCTCGGCGTGCCCGGTGTCGCCGAACTCCCCCTCTTCGACGAGGACTTCGTCCTGGTCACCCCCGAGGGGCATCCGCTGGCCGGGCGCGACGACATCCCGCGCGAGGCCCTCAAGGAGCTCCGGCTGCTGCTCCTCGACGAGGGGCACTGCCTGCGCGACCAGGCCCTCGACATCTGCCGGGAGGCCGGGCGCACCGACGGTGCCGAGGTCACCACCACCGCCGCCGGGCTCGCCACCCTGGTCCAGCTCGTCGCCGGCGGCCTCGGGGTGACCCTGCTGCCGCGCACCGCCGTGACCGTCGAGACCGCCCGTAACACCGCCCTGTGGACCGGGAGGTTCGCCGAACCGGCGCCCTCGCGGCGGATCGCCCTCGCGATGCGGACGGGCGCGGCCCGGCACGCCGAGTTCGAGGAGCTGGCGGCAGCCCTGCGCGGGGCGATGAAGGGACTTCCCGTACGGGTGCTGGGCGCCTGACCCCGTACGGGTGAGGGGCGCCGGTTCCTGGCACCCCCCGGTGTCAGGAGCCGACGCCCCTCTCGTACATGCGAACGGCGGGTTACTCCGTGCGCAGCCCGTCCGCCCGCATCAGCCGCCACAGCACGGGCATGCTCAGCAGCGTCACGACCGCGATGAGACCGAGGCCGATCCCGACCACGGGCAGGAAGACCCACCAGTCGTGCACCCGCTGACCGCCCATCCTCAGCAGGACCACCCCGAGGCCGAGGCCGCCCGCCACGGCGAGGGCGAGTCCGAGGAGGATCGGCACCGCCGTCTGCCAGAGCACCGACCAGCTCAGGGTCGAGCGCCGGGTGCCGAAGGCGACGAGCGAGGACAGCAGCCGCTTCCGGTCCCGCAGTTGCTCCAGGGTCGCGACCAGGAGCGAGGCCGCCACCAGGAGCATCGTCAGGGTGGAGCCGACGAGGATGCCGGTGCGGACGCTGGAGAACGCCGCGTCGCGCTCGGTGTCCTTCAGGGTGCGGACCCAGGACGTCGGATCGATGGCGTCCGCCGTGTTCCGCACGAGGTCGGCGGCGTCGGGCACGGCCGGGTCGAGCCGGACCATGGCCTGCGCGTCGGGCTCGTCGAGTTCGGCGGTGCCGATCGCCGACGGGGTGGCGAGGACGCCGTACTGGTACATGCCCGTCGGGTCGGGGCGGGCGTCCACGACCCTGGCGGCGGTGGGGATGCGCCACTCCGGCAGCGGGGTGCCCTTCGGGCGCTGCGGCGCGCTCGGGTGCGGATGCGGGTCGCGCAGGGCGACCGTGGCGCCGGGCCGGGCGGTCCTGGTGACGAGGGAGTCGTCCGGGTTGCCCTGCTTGCCGTGCGCGAGGAAGACGAACACGTCGCCGTCCGTGCAGGAGGGAAGCGTCGCGAACTCCCGGAGGGAGGCGCAGTCGCCGACCCGGAGCGAGGCCTGCGGGGAGAACTCCTCGCCGCCCTTCAGGGGGCCGGGCCGCCACACGCGCGACTCGACGATGCCGATCACGCCGGCGACGCCCTCGGTCCCGCGGAGGCGGTCGATCATCCCGCGGGCCTCCTCGGCGTTCTCGGCGTCGACGCCGATCGCGATCTGGGCGCGGGAGGTGTCCTCGCCGGTGGGGCTCGTGAAGTCGCTCTCCATCGCCTGGAAGAGCATCTGGAGGGCGATCGCCCCGGTCGCCGCGACGACGATCCCGCTGACCGCGCGGGCCGCCGTGCCGCTGCTCAGCTGGAGCCTGCGGACCGCCAGCTGCCAGGCCACGGGACCGGCGTGCAGCCGCTTCACGCCGGCCTCGACGAGCCACGGCAGCAGCGTGGTGAGGCCGATCAGGGCGAGTGTCGTGCCGAGCACGACGCTCACGCTGTCGATGCTCGTCTGGTTCGCGCGGATGTCGCCGATGAGCGGGACGAGGAAGGCGACGCCGGCCGCGATCAGCAGCAGTCGCCACCACAGCCGGCGGCGGCGCGGGGTGGAGGTGCGGACGACGCCGAGCGGTTCGATGGCCACCCCGCGCAGCGCGAAGAGGGTGACCACGACCGAGGCGACCGGGACGACGGCGAGGAC
This is a stretch of genomic DNA from Streptomyces sp. R44. It encodes these proteins:
- a CDS encoding hydrogen peroxide-inducible genes activator is translated as MASPYSTPHGPHRGKQPSLSQLRAFAAVAEHLHFRDAAAAIGMSQPALSGAVSALEEALGVQLLERTTRKVLLSPAGERLAVRARTVLDAVAELMEEAEAAQAPFTGVLRLGVIPTVAPYLLPTVLRLVHRRYPELDLQVHEEQTSSLLEGLGAGRLDLLLLAVPLGVPGVAELPLFDEDFVLVTPEGHPLAGRDDIPREALKELRLLLLDEGHCLRDQALDICREAGRTDGAEVTTTAAGLATLVQLVAGGLGVTLLPRTAVTVETARNTALWTGRFAEPAPSRRIALAMRTGAARHAEFEELAAALRGAMKGLPVRVLGA
- a CDS encoding FtsX-like permease family protein, giving the protein MSLGTWARDLTLGARFAVTGGRSGLLRTVLTATGVGFGVALLLLAASFPNMLFQREVRESVRAVDGSEEVTSPRPDSFLHLSRTTVYRDDVISGLLLRPEGDAPPLPPGAPAFPRTGEMLVSPALGELLDSPEGALLKKRLPYEVAGTIGPAGLIGPAELRYVAHVGFLDADNLDGRGTRYGWSVPEEPMNAFLILLVVVACVVLLLPVLVFVATAVRFGGEQRDRRLAALRLIGADTAMTRRIAAGESLASALLGLLVGLGLFAVARQFAGAFTIWDVNAYPGDVVPMTALAVLVLAVVPVASVVVTLFALRGVAIEPLGVVRTSTPRRRRLWWRLLLIAAGVAFLVPLIGDIRANQTSIDSVSVVLGTTLALIGLTTLLPWLVEAGVKRLHAGPVAWQLAVRRLQLSSGTAARAVSGIVVAATGAIALQMLFQAMESDFTSPTGEDTSRAQIAIGVDAENAEEARGMIDRLRGTEGVAGVIGIVESRVWRPGPLKGGEEFSPQASLRVGDCASLREFATLPSCTDGDVFVFLAHGKQGNPDDSLVTRTARPGATVALRDPHPHPSAPQRPKGTPLPEWRIPTAARVVDARPDPTGMYQYGVLATPSAIGTAELDEPDAQAMVRLDPAVPDAADLVRNTADAIDPTSWVRTLKDTERDAAFSSVRTGILVGSTLTMLLVAASLLVATLEQLRDRKRLLSSLVAFGTRRSTLSWSVLWQTAVPILLGLALAVAGGLGLGVVLLRMGGQRVHDWWVFLPVVGIGLGLIAVVTLLSMPVLWRLMRADGLRTE
- a CDS encoding alkyl hydroperoxide reductase, with protein sequence MALDELKSAIPDFAKDLKLNLGSVIGNSDLPQQQLWGTVLACAIASRSPKVLKELEPEAQANLKPEAYQAAKSAAAIMAMNNVFYRTRHLLSDPEYGTMRAGLRMNVIGNPGVEKVDFELWSLAVSAINGCGQCLDSHEQVLRQAGVDRATIQEAVKIAAVIQAVGVTLDAEAVLAE
- a CDS encoding peroxiredoxin translates to MLTVGDKFPTYDLTACVSLESGKEFAQIDHKSYEGKWRVVFFWPKDFTFVCPTEIAAFGKLNDEFADRDAQILGVSGDSEFVHHAWRKDHADLRDLPFPMLADSKHELMSDCGVRGEDGFAQRAVFIVDPNNEIQFTMVTAGSVGRNPKEVLRVLDALQTDELCPCNWNKGEGTLDAAALLAGE